A region of the Anolis carolinensis isolate JA03-04 chromosome 1, rAnoCar3.1.pri, whole genome shotgun sequence genome:
ccatctggacAAATTTTCCAGTAATTTTCCAGTAATTTTTTAGGAAATTGCAttttctataaaatgcaattttccaagccctgtaccagAGTAATTTGATACATCTTGATAGtgttgatctgtacataatattctattcCTAGTAAACAATGTGCTTCCACTTATTTTTCAGAATTTCTTATtgaatttggtaccttttggaaacaaactccacatttcTATTTAATGGCTGTGTGCCTGAATTTTTTTTATGATAGCTGTGTCTTTTTATAGATGAAAATTATAGCatcaaatgtaataaaatatatctaacaataataaaaaggaaactgGGAACCTTATATTTAGATGGTCAAGCCCTCAGTAGTTTGATTTCTTGTTTGAATCTTGATTTCTTATTGGTGTTCAGAATCACGCTGAACACTTCAGAAAGGCAGCTCTTAAACAGACTTGTGAACAATTATGCTGACATTTGCTGATCTAAATTTTGCAGAATTAAACAATGCCCGAGCAAGGGTTGAAAAGTGGAATGCTGATCACTCAAACAGCGACAGACTCGTACGGGAACTTCAGGCTCAAGTTGATGATCTGACAGAAGCTGCTGCTGCCAAAGATTCCCAGTTGGCTGTCCTGAAGGTTAGGCTGCAGGAAGCTGATCAGCTTCTGAACTCACGCAATAAGGCACTGGAAGCACTACAGAGTGAAAAATCACGGTACCCCCAAAACctgtttgccattttattattTGAAAGAGCTTTATGGAAAtggttgtctttactgtgtctCTTTTGCATCTGAGAAAATTTTTACATTTCTGTATAATCTGATTTTCAACTTCATTTGCAATGGCCAATGACTTCAGTAGCAAACCTTGTTCTTAATAGAAGAATGCTCAATATGAATGTTGTAAATGTACCAGTGTCTATTGAGACTCCTGATTTAGACAGAGGTCTGGTGTAGTTTTCACAGAGCTTTGAGACATGTCTTTCCTGGGTGTCAAATGCCAGAATCCTCCAGCTAGCATGATTACTGTCCATAGTGACGATTCTGGGATTTCCTCCCCAGCTTTTCCAATCTTTAGGTTTTAATAGTTTTCATTATTTTGAGAACTGGTTTGCAAGAGTCATGAAAACTGACATGGTGACAGCCACTCAGACTGAAGCTTCTCCTGGTTTTGAACCACAGAAGTTGCCAAGGATATATCAATAGCGATTTTATCAATTTAATGTGGGACTCATCCCAGAATAAGAGTTCCCATGCTACTTGTGGGTCATTTAAAACTGATTTAATTTCTTTCTGAATTTGGAGCATGTTTCTGAAAGTCTATTGGCTGGAACACAAGAAGTCTTTAGAGCCTCCAAAAGGCTATCACCTTTTAGAAGTATGTTTCCATGAAGTAGAAACATGGGCACAAATATGGGCACAGTCCCAtatctgtgcaaaaaaaaagtcTGCTATTCTACATCAGATAACTCCAGAAACCCTGTTCTAGACCAATTATTTCCTAAATCCGGTTTCCTGTGCATTGCATTTCAGACCCCAGAAACCCAATGGTAAAGACTCTAGAATATCAACAGCTTTGGGGGACCAAGTTTGGGGAACCAAATTTTCCGAGTTGGATCTTTTCCTTTGGCTTTTTTTTACTCTTCTGCAGATGACAAATTCATTCAGAACGTGCTGTTCTGCATGGCAAATCACTCTAAGGCATGGTAGTTCTTAACTGCTGTaggcattattgttgttgttgttataataataataataataataataataataataataatataataataataactttatttttataccccgccccatctccccgaagggactcggggcggcttacatggggccaggcccgataaaacaaacaaaacagtaacaaagcggCATCCAAAAATTCACTGTAtttcataatataaatataaattatattatgaatatatTTCATAATATGAATACAACCATCACTATTTGGGGgactaaggaagggaagaagtggTTTGGGGGCAGGAATAGAGCTGAAAGGAAATGAAATGTTGTGTATAGGCAGTTCAGTTGTATATAGAAAATAAATGCTTTACCTTATTTCTATATCAGCTAATCTTTATTTCTGCTTCTCAAGAATACTACAGGATAACAGTGAAGGAACGAGTATGCACAATCAAGCTCTTCAGACCCTTCAGGAGAGGTTACACGATGCAGAGTCTGCACTTCGAAGGGAGCAAGAAGGCTACAAACAGATGCAGGTCAGAGCTGTGTGTTTCTTTTCACTGAATGGGGAACTGAACTTTGCAAAAGGGGTGGATACACATCAGGCTCTCCTTGCTTATCTTTCATCTTTCATGGGAGGAAAAAATCTCTGTAGTCAGAAGTGGAAAAAATGAAAGTTAAACCCCTTGATATCTACTTGCTATATTACTGCATCACAGGGAGATAGATTATTGGTTAGCAGAAGCTAGAATTTTGGGGTCCCCTCTCCTATTCAAAGCCCTTTACCACATCCAGAGATTGACTACTAGATCGTGATCTGCCTTCTTCCCTCTTGTATTCTACCTCTAATGTTGTCATTGTTCCAGAGAATGGAACACTTAAGtattttgaactacaattcccagcctcCCCCAGAAGCAGGTTGATTGGgaagttctgggaattgaagtgaAAAAAATACCTCTTCCATGTTCTGTTCTGTGCAGATGCGAAAGCTACTGTGTAGCTGTTCCTGCTGCAGATATTAAAGGACAATGTCAGATGAAAATAAGCTAGTACATTCTTAATTTTTTCACATGCAACTCTGCTTATGTTTTAAGCATTTGCACAGTTCCTCACTGGGATAACAAGTTTATCTCCACTAATATTAAAAATAGTTATTCAGTTTAATTTGaatcaagcttttaaaaaaattctaagctgttttttattatatatataaagtacTTGTTCATATTTTTGTTACAGAAGGcttaccttttatttattttcatttataataATACCAAATAAACCTTACAGAATGAATTTGCTGGACGACTCAGCAAAATGGAAGCTGAACGTCAGAATTTGGCTGAAGCAGTAACTGCAGCTGAGCGGAAATTTGTGGAAGAAAAGCGGAAGGCAGATGAATTGCAGCAACAAGCTAGAATAGCCAAAGCCAACCTGGAGTCTGCTAAGCAAGAGCTGGTTGACTACAAGCAAAAAGCCACGCGAATACTCCAGGTAAAGCATGCAAACTAATCTGGGTCTTATCAGGAAAGATGTGTATGTTATTCTCGTTCTCCTACTGCCTGGTCGGCTGTTTCAAAACAAGATTATTCTTACCTCAAACAAGGAGTGTTGTTGGGTTGGGAGAGGGAACTTTAAAAGGTAAAACAACTCTAGCAACAACCTTTCTCttttaaatacaggcagtccccaagttgtgaacaagataggttctgtaggtttgttcttaagttgaatttgtatgtaagctgtAATAGATACTTTTTAAGTGCAACTCTAACCAAATAGGGacgggttaacactcctgtggtgtttgtcttgctatctgtgcccctgttcagaagatttcacctcactatctgtccctgtgataattggattttgaaaaatttagcttgttgtggaaacaaagattggtgggaaagcttcagtagagacatcttttccccatgataactctttcaggagtgaatttcccttccaaggggtagatttctctcatctcttgttatctcacccctgttcttaattatgagtgaGAGAACTTGGGGACTGACCTGAATCTTCATGCTTGATGGGTTTGCTCACTATTGTGTGAGTCAGGATTGGAATAGAATCCCTGGAATCCTGAATGGGGAATATTCCAGATCACAAAAGATTGTTGGAGATCCCACTTGTGTAGACTGGGGTACAGATCTTCTGGCCATTCCAGCCATTCTGGCCAGCGGAGAGGGATAATAGGAATTCATGTGATCTGAAAGCCATGGATAGCCATAGGATCTCTGCTGCTATGTTAGACAATGACTTGCGTAAGAACTTCCATCTGCAAAGGTCATATACACCTTGAATAGAATGAAGAGGCTGGACATTAGTGCAACCAATTAATAATGAATTGGTTGCACTAATGTCCAGCCACTCCATCCTATTTAAGGTGTATATGACCTTTGCAGCCCCTTTATCACAGCTAGacttttatgatttattatttgAGTTTATTGACTTTATGTTTTTGAAATCTAGTCCAAAGAAAAGTTGATAAACAGCCTAAAAGAAGGCTCTGGAATCGAAGGGCTTGATAGCCAAACGGCAAGCATCATGGAGCTGGAGGAGCTGAGGCATGAGCGGGAGACACAGAAGGAGGAGATGCAAAAATTACGAGCACAAATCCATCAGCTGAGAATAGAACTACAGGTACTGTGCTCTGTAGTGAATGAAGAAGTAGCTTTGCATTTATTGTAATGGCTGACAAGGGCCATTTACTGGTTTTACTCCCTGATATTTTGCTCAATTGATTAAAGGATTTGAAGCTGAGAAGTTTATCTGATGTGGTTAGAGTGTCAGATCAGCACCAGAAAAACCTGACctcaaattcctcagtctatttACATAGTGGTCCCTTGGGCTATTCACATCTGCTCATATTCACCTACCTCACAACTTTTGAAGATAACAATAAGATACCTTCAGGTCTTGCCCCTAAATTATTTGATGAAAATATGGGAAAGCAACCTCAGCTTTGCACTGCCATTCCCTGTGTTAGCTTCCTGTCAGTTAAATTGGGTCTGTTTCCACTCTTGACAAGAAACCACAAGGTTATAAATTATAACAGTCATGATAACTGTGTATTGCCTCCAGTGTTGGAAGCAGTATGCCTTAAGAGTACAAGTTGTTAAGCAAAACAAGAGAGTGTCATGTGTCATGTGGTTATTTATAGGATATGGAAACCCAGCAAATAAGTGAAACCGAATCCACAAGAGAGCAAATTCAAGATTTGCAGGATCAAATTGAAACCCACAAAACAGCTAAACAGGAAGTGGAAGCTGAACTAGAGAGACAGAAACAGGTAAGCTTCAGTCTAATGATTATTATATGTAGAAATCAATCCCAAGCATACACTGGTTCCTTGCCTACCATTGTGAGACAGGCACACCTTGACTTGCTTTTCATTTACTCACTCTGATCCCCTCCCTTTAGTTTTGAATGTCATATGGCCTTTTAACTCTAGAATGGGTCttacaggaaaaagaaaagaaaaaagtcatatacagtagagtctcacttatccaagctaaacgggctggcagaagcttggataagcaaatatcttggattataaggacggattgaggaaaagcctattaaatatcaaattaggttttacaaattaagcaccaaaacatcatgttatacaacaaatttgacagaaaaagtagttcaatacgcagtaatgttatgttgtaattactgtatttactaatttagcaccaaaatatcacgatatattgaaaaaattgactacaaaaatggcttggattatccagaggcttggataagcgaggcttggattagtgagactctactgtagtctgtatactcatgcataagtctagtatttttttgacaaaaataaatccaaaaaaacCTGAGTGGATCCTATTGAAACAAACAATGTTTGATGGAAGAATACTATAGAATTATGGTAGAGGAGCTAAAAAAATATCTAGAGAGAAGATTTTTGGGGATGTAAATGAAACTGCGGATGTAGGTAATATAGATATAGAATTGTGCtgttttaaaatagttaaaacagaAGCCATTAAAAGACATCATATAAAAATCCAGCCTATTATACACATACCAGGTCCCCTAAATAACCATTTTTAGAAAGTATCATTTTTCTGCTGGTGCAAAAAAAAGTGGAGCCCTCTTCCTAAGGCTTTTCAGCCTGCATTTCTAATAGTGTCTTGGGTATTATTTGTAGGTGGGGTAAAGTTGGGTGAATTTGATGTCTGTTTTTTGCAttgaaattgttgttttatgtctCTCTTGCTAAATTATAATTGGTAAGGATTCTGTGGGTAAGCAACTAGAGTCGCTGTCCTCAGAGGTCTAGTGTTCATCCATGAAGGGAAACTATTGGAACATTTCACATATATTGCTTGAACCCATGATAAGGTTACTGAACAATCTTGTAATCTATCCAACCAGTCATTGGTAGGATGGTAATTGTTTTTCCTGTACCTTTCAGATTTTATTATTGTTCTATCATGAATAGTTGTTGCGAGATAGCAGGATAGGTGCTTAGTTTGCTTTACCAGATGAGAGCTAGTCTATCCCATAGGATTACCTGTCCCTCCAGAAAGTTCATATTAACTAGGTAGTGACAGAATAAACTAATGAAAAGGCAAAAGATCCATGTTTGCTATACGAATATAGTTGCATAATGTTTATTATATATGTTTGTTATAAAGCCATATGGTGGTGTTCTGTTACAGCTGTGTTCTTGATGGACAGTCTGTTTTCAACTTGTCCTTTTGCTCTTAGGTGAAAATGCTATTAAGTTCACTCGAGTCTAAACTTTCAAATGGGCTTATTTTGGCACTTAATTGTCTGCCTTAATTCACCTGAAACttctaccttgtttgctgctaTATTGTTCCAGGACTGGATGTAGTGCCAGACCTCTACAAGacttcctttggtgccaaagatAGGCAGCACACATTACTGCTATAGAATAAGCTTTATTGGTGGTAATCAGATGGCCAGCTCTTTCGTTGGTGGTTATAGTATCACCCATCCCATAAGCAGTGGTAAAATCCCCCCATCCAAATATCTTCTATCCAGAATATTCACTGGATCACAATCAAATTCATTCCCCATTACTGGATATATAGGAGACCTGGGTTCAGGAGCATTCCCACAAGGCAGAGGCTGATGGAAGATTGTCTCCCAAGGACAGAAGTgcagaagaaaataaagaaaatcagAATGTACACACGTCACCCATTTCCCCCATAACTGTGTGAACAAGTTAGCAAAAAATACAAAATCTCTTCCTCAGTCTGTCCTCAGCCTTAATTTCTTTTCCCAGTCTGCAtagcaaagacaaaaaaaaatcatcaaggTCACTGATACAAACAAACCCTTTGATGCCAATGGACAGCTGTTCATGTTTGGCCATGATACTAATGACACAAAATCCCCGCTGCCAGTGGCAGAGGCCTAGCAGCTATGTCTTATTTCAGAAGTTTGGTAGTGAGTCTGAAATTGGAAagcagtttttccattttttgtgaATCTGCAGGTACTTCATGTCCAACCCTAAATATTTTTCTGCCTGAGACAATTAACAAGATGGTGTCTTCTTTCCCATTTCCTATACAGAAGCTTACTGGATTGCAAGTTGAACCTTATTTCAGCCACCATACTTAGAGAAAAAGAGTAGTGTTGTGCTGTGCCCCTTGAGTTCTCAGATGTGCAGTaccagcagccccccccccctcctgtgtGCCAAGGGAGTGGTATCATATTTGTGTTcattaactatatatatttttttcttttctggaaacagACAACTAATGTCTCATGGATCAGTACTCGTCCACAGGCTGTTGCTTTGAGTATCATTCATTTTGAGAGTTAGGATAAACCTGCATTGGCACAGGAAGATCCTAATGCAAAGCACCTAGATTAATGATCTTTAGCAAAATCAAGTAAAGTAAAGCTGTAGAGAGAGAATGTTCCCTCCCTAATGTATTTAGGGATGACAAATCACTTGTAGTGATACATGCTACACTTCCAAAAGAGAAATTGGAGAATCTATTAATTTTGTTTTGTGCCTTCTATATCGCcccaccacattttaaaaaacagtgtaACTTTTGGAAAATGTTTGCTCTGTACCATGCAGAAAACCTTACAAATGCATGGAAATGCCCGAAGACACTTCACAAACACTCCAGAACTTTTATTACATGCAAATACCTTTGTTTTCTTCTCAGTTTTTCAGCAAAGATGCACATAAAGTCTTTGGAAGCATTCTTTTAGCTGTGGCTGAGGAAATCTGGTGTCAGACCAATGGGACATATTGGAGCACCTTCCATGTTGATCACttaacaataatattttatcaaaTATTCATTGTTAAAAACACTTCTTTTCCTAGGAGCTTCGCTATACCGAAGAAGAACTGTACCGGACAAAGAATACTCTCCAGAGTCGAATATCAGACAGAGAGGAAGAGATTCAGAAACTGAGAAACCAGGTAAAAGGTTATTTTTTCATGAATACTGTTAGTTGATATATTGTCAGCAGGCACTGAACAACCAGAAGTTTGCTGTGAGAGTACATCAATGGTGGATGCTTTGCCATTAATGCATCAGACTAGTATGGCATCATTGTgtggcagttttacaaggtcgttaggccttctctgccaaagagtgctgccatCTTACCAATCtgcaacccccatgattccatagcagtgagccatggtagttaaagtggtgtcgtgctgcattaattctacaccctTAATCTATGAATGATTATGCTGCTAACAGTTTTGTTTGGAAAGTATCAGTCCTTTCTTAGCATTCATATCACCCAGAGAATGGTCTTGTTTAGTGTTTTTACATGAGTACAAAGAGATAACATTGAAACTGGCACATTGGATCATGCAAGGTGAGTTTGGGTGGGATTTTGGTAATTGAATCATGGGAACAGCATCCCAATCTCAgcaatagccataaaaatgagttATCATGACATAATGCCATTGCAGTTCACTAGCAGGATTTGAGCTGCCATTGTTCTTTCCTCAGTCCTCTTATTCCTCCTTGTTTTTCAGCTCACAAACAAAACATTGGGCAGCAGCAGTCAATCAGAGTTGGAGAATCGGCTGCACCAGTTGACAGAGACACTAATTCAGAAGCAGACCATGCTGGAGAATCTCAGCACAGAGAAAAACTCCTTAGTCTACCAGCTGGAGCGGTTGGAGCAGCAGATGAAGGCTGTCCAAGGCCCTTCGACAAATGGCCCCACCATTAACATGGCAGGAATTGAGAGCAGTGAAGGTAGGTGTATGTGTTATGCAGGTATGAATATGTTAATGAAGAATTTATGCTTTGTAAGTCATTTTCTGGAAATGTAGTTGTAGTGATGGTTTTTTTGCTGCAACATTTTGTAATGTTGCTTCACTTTTCCAGGGTGCTCTATTCCATTCTCCTTCCCACCTAGATttacatttttccatttttctatttttgGTGTCTAATGCAGAAAAAATTATGACACTCCCCCAGGCACCTGTTTGTtgtaaaaagtataaaataataagtaatGGATAATGGAAAATATCTTGCCTGGCATTTCAAGCCTTCCATCAATATTTCTTGTCTCAATATTACCAACAGCACACTCAGCAGTATAAGAAAATCATTCATATGATGAAATCAGGTGTTGTAGAACTACAACACTCAACAAAATGAGGGATGATGAGaaatgcaatccaacaacatctggaatgcCACATACTCTCCATCCCTTGAAGCACAACCTTAATCTGTTTACAGACATAAGTCCCTATGTGTTCATTGGGGCTTACCTGCCAAGTCAATAGGATTGTAGCTGTGGTTATAATCATGTCAGTTATTATGTTAAAACTTTAGGTTTTAACtctagctctttttttttttactccagtGCCATTACAAAGAGTGGAAATGTATGCAGGATGGGTAATCACTTGATCAAGAGGCTAAAGCAATTCTTCTGCAAGGAAAATTAAATTTggggatttttatttttagaaaaggcAAATAGGAGAGAGCTATGAGAGAGGAGATTAAAATTATGCATATTGTGGAAAAGAAACCAGATAGGGGGAGacccttttcttcatttttgtctcCTATAACCTGGAGTTATCTAGTGAAACTGAATTGTGGGAGATatggataaaaaagaaatgcCCATGTTGTTGTTTTCTCAATATTTTTGTTCTAGGTACTCGTATGCGAAATGTTCCTGTTCTTTTTAGCGATGTTGATATGAACGTAGCGGGAATGTATGCCAAAGTCCGTAGAGCTGCCAGCAGTATAGATCGGTTTAGGTGAGGAAATGGTGCTATTTTGGGATTTTTCTTTATCCTACCGTCTGAATTAGTTGACAATGCAAAAATAATTTACCAAAAAGGGTTAAATCGGGGTATGAAAAAGCTTGGTTCATGAaaggttttggatttcaacttccacaagCCCTAGGCAGCATATacaacagttgttgttgttgttatttcaattCAAAAATGTTTTCAGGGCTCTGAGTGTAATCCTCATATATCTATATCAGCAATAGATATAGCTATGTTAGAATTTATTATCACTTATTATTTAATGATAGACACCTCTTTGTTCCATTGGAGGGCCTCAGCAAGAAGAAAGAgtgtgtttttggatttttgcaaattctccttccttctccaacTTTCTCCAACTTTCCATGTTGTTCAATGTCCTCTGTCCCCAGTTTCTAGAGCAGACTTGGAGGAGGTGCAGCAGGATGCAGAGgctatggtagtgtagactcatattatgcaattcaatgcagtcaaattgcattatgaaactgcattatatagcactaTAGGAGCCAACTGGAAAAGGCCTTATCTTTCCCCTTCTCCTTTTGTTCTGTGAAAAGTTGTGCTGGATCTCTAGTAGCTCTAAATGCAATgatcatttaaaattatttggaGTAGTATATATTGTATGATTTCTGTATCCACTGGGGTTATGTTCTTAGGAACACACACACCCTGGGGATACTTGAAAGTGAAGTAAGAACAAAAGTCTATTTTGACTATACATGGGCCAGAAGCATGGCATAGAATTTCAGTGGAGGACCTAGATTGGTTCATAAACACTGGCTATTTTGAGAGTgtgagtaagtgaaaccatggatatcgaGTCCGTGGTAAGGCAGGCTTTTAGAAATATGAATTTACCAGTAGTTTATGGCTGACAGTGGGGGAAATATGAGCAAAGAAATATCTGTGTATATTGCTAATGTTTCTATTGTATTTGGTAACAGCATTCGACTTGGAATCTTCCTACGGCGATATCCCATTGCAAgagtatttgttattatttatatggtGAGTCTATTTAATCTACTTAAAGGGCAACATTTTTAGTCTTTATTACATAATACATAATCTTGATCTGACAGGCATTGAGTGGCACATACAAGAAGTATGAGATATAATTAATTTTGGCAGTTCAGTATTCTTTGTCAGTAGCTTATGCAACCTGGTTCTCATGAACGTGCAGCGCAAGAGAGATTGGAGTAACTTTGAAGCAATTGTTGCACTTGAAAAAAAAAGTATCCTGATGCAGTTCTATATTTGGCTAGAATTTTCAGTAAAAATGAAGGTTAAAGTCCTATGGTTTGCTCTCTAGTATTTTAAGCTATATTTAATTGTGACAACATATATATTATTGACCAAGGGGGCATCTACGAAATGGAGTCCCTACAGCTGTTGTCGCACTGGAACCTAGCATCTGTACTTCCAGGTCAAATAACATGGAATCATGCAATGGTCTTGAAAGATAACATTTCATGAGAAGATTACTTTGGTGAAA
Encoded here:
- the golga5 gene encoding golgin subfamily A member 5; this translates as MSWFTDLAGKAEDLLNRVDQGAASALSKKENLGPATYSNSHLDEVGDYPKVHQQAREQQQFQASSKSSFISSAADNIKHQKATILAGTANVKLASRTSVEVSPSVEVVSVARPSSQFVRRKKSEPNDELLFDFLNSSEKEPNGKKDLKIEKSRAAVTQNHSRSSSVSSVSASSQSLKMGEDASVPSQGNETPDSSSSGLETEAEVKKESLQGAEANPSLAINDNTSHELSNLRLENQLLRNEVQSLNQEMASLIQRAKETQTELNNARARVEKWNADHSNSDRLVRELQAQVDDLTEAAAAKDSQLAVLKVRLQEADQLLNSRNKALEALQSEKSRILQDNSEGTSMHNQALQTLQERLHDAESALRREQEGYKQMQNEFAGRLSKMEAERQNLAEAVTAAERKFVEEKRKADELQQQARIAKANLESAKQELVDYKQKATRILQSKEKLINSLKEGSGIEGLDSQTASIMELEELRHERETQKEEMQKLRAQIHQLRIELQDMETQQISETESTREQIQDLQDQIETHKTAKQEVEAELERQKQELRYTEEELYRTKNTLQSRISDREEEIQKLRNQLTNKTLGSSSQSELENRLHQLTETLIQKQTMLENLSTEKNSLVYQLERLEQQMKAVQGPSTNGPTINMAGIESSEGTRMRNVPVLFSDVDMNVAGMYAKVRRAASSIDRFSIRLGIFLRRYPIARVFVIIYMALLHLWVMIVLLTYTPEMHHDNPTGK